DNA from Leptospira mayottensis 200901116:
ATCGACACCGCTGGAACAATTTGCAAAGCGGCGGACGCTCTTTTAAAACACGGAGCCAAATCCGTTTATTGCGCCGCGACTCATGGAGTACTTTCCGGTGAAGCGGTGGATCGGATCAACGCGACTAACTTTACTGAAGTTGTTCTCGCAAACACAATCGCGATTCCCGAATCCAAGAAGATTCACAAATTGAAATCATTGTCCGTAGCTCCTTTGTTCGCGAACGCGATCAAAAGGATTCATACAAATCAATCAGTCAGCACTTTATTCGATTAAGGTTAGGTAATTTAAAAAATGAGCCAGAACACAATCCACAAAATTGCGGTAAAAAAAAGAACAGAAACCGGCAAAAACGAAAACAATCGTCTTCGTTCTTCCGGAATGATTCCCGTGAATATCATTGGAGCCGGCGTTGCGACTTCCGGAGCGGTAAACGAGAAAGAACTTGAAAAGATGGTTCATTCCGGAATCCGCCAGTCCACTTTGATCGAACTTGATGTGGAAGGCCAAGGCCAACAAAAAGTATTCGTAAAAGAAATCCAAAGATTTCCGGAGATCGGCAGAATCCGTCATGTGGACTTTTATAAAGTCGTGCCCGGTAAAAAGATTGTTACCAAAATTGGTATAGAAACCACCGGAGTTGCGAAAGGTTCCAAGACCGGTGGTCAGTTCGAACATATCATTCACGAGCTTCGTGTTAAAACAATCCCCGAAGATCTTCTGGAAAATCTAACGATAGATGTTACCGATCTCGACGTGGGCGATTCGATTAAGATCAGTCAGTTAAAAGTTCCTACAAGCTGGGAAATTTTAATCAACGGAGATCCGATCGTGACTTCCGTGAATAAAACGAAAGCTCTCCTTGCCGCCGAAAGAGCAGAAGCGAAAAGCGCCGCCCCAGACGACGCTAAAGCTAAAAAAGGTAAGAAGTAATAC
Protein-coding regions in this window:
- a CDS encoding 50S ribosomal protein L25/general stress protein Ctc, whose protein sequence is MSQNTIHKIAVKKRTETGKNENNRLRSSGMIPVNIIGAGVATSGAVNEKELEKMVHSGIRQSTLIELDVEGQGQQKVFVKEIQRFPEIGRIRHVDFYKVVPGKKIVTKIGIETTGVAKGSKTGGQFEHIIHELRVKTIPEDLLENLTIDVTDLDVGDSIKISQLKVPTSWEILINGDPIVTSVNKTKALLAAERAEAKSAAPDDAKAKKGKK